AAAAGAAAAAAAGACCATTGCACTTTATAACTCCTATTGTGCAAGTTGTCATGTACTCCCGACCATAGAAAATTTACCCAAACATATATGGGAAGAGGGAGTATTACCCGACATGGGTGCACGGATGGGAATCTACGACTCAACTTATGATCCATATGAAAAGGTTTCCAGAATGGAAGAATTTGCCATAAAGCAATCTGGTATTTATCCAGAAAAACCCTTAATGAATATTAGTGATTGGAATTTATTAAAGGATTACATTCTCAATATGGCCAAGGATTCCTTAAATACTGGTAGTGTAATAACACCTAGGAAAAAGGTTTCCCAATTTAAGCCTAATCCAATAATATTGGATAGCATAAAAGGTTCACTCATTACGTTTTTAGAATATGATTCTGTGCAAAAACAAATAATTACGGGTAATCTTAATCGTAAACTAATTCATTATGAAACACTTATAAAACAAGTTACCAAAACAGAGCCTACTGAAGGTGTTGCTACCTCCTATTCCAAACGAGACACCTTAAAATACTTTACCTACGTGGGTTATTTAGACCCTTCCGAACTTCCTCAAGGTAACATCAGTGTTATCGAACCCAGCAAAAGAAAAATAAATACATCGAATATTCAACTACACAGACCCGTTCATACTCTCGTTCATGATTTCGATAAAGATGGCAATGACGAAGTTGTGGTCTGTGAATTTGGTGACCTAACAGGTAAGCTTACACTTTTGACACATAAGGGAGATTTTAATTATCAAAATACGGTTTTATTAAACCTGCCCGGAAGTATCAAATCTATTGCCAAAGACATGAACAAAGATGGCAAGGACGATCTAGTAGTTTTGACATCTCAGGGTAGGGAGGGTATCCACATTTTTTATCAGGAGGAGAATTTAAAATTTAGAATGGAGACGCCCATTACTTTTAGTCCGGTGTATGGGTCTAGTTGGTTTGAAATTTTAGATTATAACAATGACGGGTATCCAGATATTGTAACTGTAAATGGTGATAATGCGGATAAAAGTTATATCCATAAGCCCTATCATGGATTGCGAATACATATTAATGATGGGAATAATAACTTTGAAGAACAGTACTTTTATCCTATGAACGGAGCCACAAGGGTAGTTTCCAACGACTTCGACCAAGATGGCGATTTTGATTTTGGAATTCTATCCACGTTTCCTAATTATGACCAAACACCATCATATTCCTTTGTGTATTTAGAAAACAAAAACTCAGGCCAATTTCAATTTGAACCTTATCGTATGGACACCAGTGATTTAGGTAGGTGGATGTTAATGGATATAGGGGATACGGACCAAGATGGGGATATGGATATTATTCTTAGTTCCTTTAGTTATTCATTTACTCCAGTTCCAAAACTTTTAAATGAAGCGTGGAGAAACTCAGATGTTGATTTGTTGATTTTAGAGAATAAATTGAAATAGTCAAAATTAAAAATTACTGACTGTCTAAGCTTTGAAGGACGAACCAATCATAAAGTTCCTCAGTGGCGTAAGCCTTGGTCCAGGCATCGTGGCCTACATTTTCATACTTTGTGAATTTAACATCATATCCAAGCCCCTTTAATTTATTTACCATAGACTCCGATTCCTCTACAGGAATTACCGCATCGTCTTCCCCATGAAATACCCAAATGGGCATTTTCTTATTGATCCACGATGCGTAGGGCAACGGAGTCATACCACAAACGACCGCCATTGCTGCAAAAGTTTCTGGATATTGAACCGCCATTTCCCAAGCGGCACCTCCTCCCCTACTTATTCCTGATAAATAAATTCTATGCCTGTCCACTCTGTTGTTGGAAACAACGGAATCCAATAATTGCTTGACCGCCCTAGTATTCCACCAACTTTTGGCAAATGAATTTTGGGGGGCCAAAATCAGAAACGGAAATTCTTTTCCCCGTAAAATAAGGCTAGGAGGCGGAATTCTTTCGTCAGCGTCTAAACCCCCTTCTACTTCGCCTCCACCATGTAAGAACAATAAAATGGGGAACTCCTTTTCAGAATTCAGCTGGTAATCTGGTGGATAATAAAGATAATACTTTAAGGTTTCCGTGACCGATGTTTCCAGCTCCTCGTCCACCAACGTATAACTAGGTTGTGAGGCACAACTATTTACTAAAAGGATAAGAAATAGAAAGGCGTTGTTTTTAAGCAAATCAATCGTATTATCCTTTGAAGATACATATTTTGGCTTAAAAAACGAGTGAAAGAAAAAGGGAAGCTAATCCAGCTTCCCTTATGAAATTTATCTGTATAAAGTGAAATGTCCAACGTATCGGGATTTGCGTTCTCCCAGGGCGTTGACCACATACCAGTAGTCGCCCGAAGGAACTTCCTTGCCCTCATAAGTTCCATCCCATCCTGTTACCTTATCCAAAACGGCCACTACCCTACCGTAGCGATCATAGATTTTCACTTCCAAATCATCAAAAAACTCGGTATTCCTTATTTGCCATAAGTCGTTCATTTGGTCACCATCTGGGGTAAAGAAATTTGGAATTTCCAACATTCCCGTAAATTCAAAGGGCAGATCAACTTCTGCAATACAACCATTTGCATCAACCACCCTAATATTTACCATACCACTTTTATTGGTTGTAAAGGTTGTTTCACTTCCGTAGGAGGTACCGTTAAAGAAGTATTCGTAGCCACCATAACCACCTTCCGCCATGGCCACCAATTCATTGGGGCCGGTCTTTTCGGCAGATAGGGTCAGAGGGTCATACCCGTCAATAGTAAACTCCACAAAATTGGTACATCCATTCTGGTGATAGATATAGACGGTATGGTCACCGGGAGCTAAATCTCCCCACTGATTCTCCATCCCTGCATTGGACGTTATGGCATCTGTAGGGTCTATAGGATCTAGGGCGAACATTAAATCGTCCATGTTGACATTACCAAGCATATCGATAGTTGATGTACTATTCGGAAAAATTCCTTCACACCCATATACAATTACTGGCTCTGCAGTAAGGTCCACACCAATACCAATGTTAAACAGCTCAAGTCCAGTACATTGATTGGCGTCCCTAATATGAATGGCGTAAGAGGCACCACCTTGTAAATTCTCTATCAGTTGTCCAGCTACATAGGGTTCAAAAGTTCCTGTTCCGGTTTCGTCAACAGGATCGATCATTTCCACCTTATATTCATAATAAGGCATTGTACTTACCATGGGGTCGTTGATTGGGGTTCCTCCTGTAATCTCGAAAGTCATTGTACCATCATTGGCCCCAATACAAAGCTCAGGCGTAGTCTGAATATTGATGGCCTGTAGGACTTCTGGTTCGTCCACAGTGATAAAATCTCGTTCAAAGCATCCATTTTCATCCTGAATCAATATTTCATAAGTACCCTGGGCTAAATCCTCA
This window of the Maribacter cobaltidurans genome carries:
- a CDS encoding carboxylesterase family protein is translated as MLKNNAFLFLILLVNSCASQPSYTLVDEELETSVTETLKYYLYYPPDYQLNSEKEFPILLFLHGGGEVEGGLDADERIPPPSLILRGKEFPFLILAPQNSFAKSWWNTRAVKQLLDSVVSNNRVDRHRIYLSGISRGGGAAWEMAVQYPETFAAMAVVCGMTPLPYASWINKKMPIWVFHGEDDAVIPVEESESMVNKLKGLGYDVKFTKYENVGHDAWTKAYATEELYDWFVLQSLDSQ
- a CDS encoding FG-GAP repeat domain-containing protein gives rise to the protein MRKSIHLKNFIYIISVIALFSCESKEKKTIALYNSYCASCHVLPTIENLPKHIWEEGVLPDMGARMGIYDSTYDPYEKVSRMEEFAIKQSGIYPEKPLMNISDWNLLKDYILNMAKDSLNTGSVITPRKKVSQFKPNPIILDSIKGSLITFLEYDSVQKQIITGNLNRKLIHYETLIKQVTKTEPTEGVATSYSKRDTLKYFTYVGYLDPSELPQGNISVIEPSKRKINTSNIQLHRPVHTLVHDFDKDGNDEVVVCEFGDLTGKLTLLTHKGDFNYQNTVLLNLPGSIKSIAKDMNKDGKDDLVVLTSQGREGIHIFYQEENLKFRMETPITFSPVYGSSWFEILDYNNDGYPDIVTVNGDNADKSYIHKPYHGLRIHINDGNNNFEEQYFYPMNGATRVVSNDFDQDGDFDFGILSTFPNYDQTPSYSFVYLENKNSGQFQFEPYRMDTSDLGRWMLMDIGDTDQDGDMDIILSSFSYSFTPVPKLLNEAWRNSDVDLLILENKLK